In Bacteroidota bacterium, one DNA window encodes the following:
- a CDS encoding indolepyruvate oxidoreductase subunit beta, which produces MKKDIILAGVGGQGIVSIAAVIGLAAVDLKLSTKQSEVHGMSQRGGDVSSNLRVSDTEIFSDLIPKGKADLIISVEPMEALRHLHMLAPDGWLISNTEPFKNIPNYPDKDALLAEIGKLKQHVLIDADKMAKDQGASKAANMIILGASSPFLEIEFSKLEDAIRKLFGKKGDDVVNSNINALRSGRDFVKDLIK; this is translated from the coding sequence ATGAAAAAAGATATCATATTAGCCGGTGTCGGCGGACAGGGAATCGTATCTATTGCAGCAGTTATAGGATTGGCAGCGGTTGACCTGAAACTGTCAACCAAGCAGTCGGAAGTACATGGCATGAGTCAGCGAGGCGGCGACGTTTCAAGTAATTTAAGGGTTTCGGACACTGAAATTTTCTCAGATCTTATCCCGAAAGGAAAAGCCGACCTTATTATCTCCGTTGAACCAATGGAAGCCCTGAGACACCTGCACATGCTGGCACCCGACGGATGGCTTATTTCCAATACCGAACCGTTTAAAAACATTCCGAACTATCCCGATAAGGATGCATTACTGGCAGAAATAGGCAAACTCAAACAACATGTACTCATCGATGCCGATAAAATGGCCAAAGACCAGGGGGCTTCAAAAGCAGCAAACATGATTATTTTAGGCGCCTCCTCCCCCTTCCTCGAAATTGAGTTTTCCAAACTTGAAGATGCCATCCGCAAACTGTTCGGTAAAAAAGGCGATGACGTTGTAAATTCAAATATCAACGCACTGCGCAGCGGACGGGATTTTGTGAAGGATTTAATTAAATGA